In Setaria viridis chromosome 5, Setaria_viridis_v4.0, whole genome shotgun sequence, the genomic stretch GTGCAGAGACGGCAGGATCTATGGCACCACGAGTCGACGAGGCCCCACATGCCAGCGGCGAGCTCAGAGAAAAGTCTTTTGGGTTTCTCATCTGGGAAAATGCAAAGGGCTGAACTCACTGTTCTTGGTTCTAACTTTGATTTGTTTAGTGTGATGTCACTTTCAATTGGAATTGGATGGAATTCCACTTGAACATGGGATGGATGGTCTTCGCCCCGTTTTCTTTACAAAATCAGGAGAAGTAAATACCCTGCCTTATGAATTTCATTTTCATATGGGCGATGGTGAAGTTCGACCGAAAGTAAAAAAGTTGAAGAAGTTGCGGAGCAAGTTCGGTGCGCACGAGGACATCCAAGGTCTGTACTTGTTCTACGTCTGGTTGATTTCTCATTTGTTCTGTGGCGCAAGACAGGCAGTTGCGGAACCAGTCTACATTGCGCAGCTTGACTTTCGAAAGAAACTTGCAGTAGACCAAAGTAATCCAGAACCAGACGTTGAAAACTACTGTGCAGTTATATGACGAATAATCTTGTGGAGAACTCAAATAGTCCTAGAATGAAAATGCCCTACTGATGACAAGCACGGAGCAGACACGGATGTACACCCTCACCAGTTCAGACTATGGTACGACCTCCTCGCTGTTGCTACTCATTCGAGTCAGAAGAACTGAAAACTATGCCAAGATGCTAACTGCTGAGACCAAGGAATTCAGTGAAGCTTGGATACGTAGGCTCCCACCCGATCTCAGCCCGAGTTTTTGAGTTCTCCATCCTCTTCCCCAATGGACCGTCAGTGCCTGCAGTTAGAAGCAGAATTCAGATTATATAGGTAATGAGAACACTAAAGGCAGGTAAAAGACTAACCAGTGAAGCCTTCAAACTTCGTGTCAAATTTTCCACTTCTGTTAACAGCATCCATTATTTCTTGCCTACAaaggttttttttcctttttaattagGTTAACCAAAGAGACACTGCACAGCAAAACTGGCTTTACAGAATGATGAAACTGATGTCGAAAAGGTCTGCAGTGACCTGGAAAGAGGCTTATTGTCGCAGCCCAAAAATATTCGGCTCCGCAGTTGCTTTTTCATGATTGCAATTGCAAGGGAAGCAGCATCCTGGTAACAGCATGAAAAATATAATCGCCAATAATAATACAAGGTTTGGTTGAACAACAAGATACACACAAACCCGTCCATGAGATCAACATGGAAAAGACCTTAAGACTATGTAAAGATAACGACAGTTGTAGGGAACCAAGCATTCACAGGCATGCTTGGATCACATCAAACAATACTATTGTAAAAACTAAATTAAGTGGAATATATAGTTACATTTAATTCTAAGCATTGCAATATCTAAAGTAACAAATATCAATTTTCAACTTGCTTCATAGACTACAACAACATAAGCTTCAGGATCTACAGGCTAcaaataaatttggaaacctATACAGGCATTCTGCTGAGCATTTGTGATTCGGTAAATGCAAGGCTATTAAAGAAATTGTAGGTACATCCATTTACAGATTTTAGAGATGACATCGATAAGCTCAACCATCAGATAAACCTTTTTTTTACGAGTAGATAAATTATAAACAAGTGTGCATCTGAGATAAATCTGTAGCTCATCTTACCTCATAATGAATCTGGTTGATAATATGATCTGGTCGTGTGTCCAAAGTTCCTTTCCTCAACCAAAAAACATGAGCACCTCTGTCTATCTTGTGTGTCCAAGTCAAGGAAATGCTATACCGGTTTCATCCACAGTAACATATAAGAGTGTGTGTTTATAATGATTGCACTTAAAACAACAAATAGGCATTATTTGAGGATATATAAAGTCCAGCTAGCCTGAGAACACAGCCTCCTGCCTCAAGAACAACATTTTCCACTTTTAGAAGTACATCTGTACGAGGGCTCCTGCCAATTGGCACTGATGGACAATCCTGAACGACAAAAGCTTTTATGGTTAATGCATCacaaaaaggaagggaaaatgGACAAGCGAAGCTTCAACAGAAGAGTAAAATATAGCTAGCTGCATAACATGGTTTGTGGTTTGTTTTTAAATTTGCCAAACTTGTATACCATCCAAAAGAGCCAGAGAAATGGTAGAGACAGATATGATCCGTGCAGAATTTAAGTCTTTCTCTACCTCATTGCACATCATGTTGTCACTGCAGTCATACAGAGCAGTACTTGATGTAAACAGGAAAGATCCTTCACCACTCCAATTTGACGCTGCCACTCTGCACGCATTTTCTGAAATGAGGATATATCACATGTCCACACTCCATAATATACAATCTAATTAGTGTAAGAAAGATGAATGATGAATTTATAACAGTCTCACACGCCAACAGTGGTAAAATCCAACCAAGTACAGATTATGAACGGTGACGCACAGGTGTGTTGACACTACCTAAAGCTAGCAATGCCCATCTTTATAAAATAGCCACGTGATTAACAAGCAAGCACGTCAGATTCTACAAATAGTGAAGCACCCTTTTCATTCATTCTAAGCATAAACATTATTGAGTTGTATGCACCAactagttcaacccaaaagcttacaTGCAACTCAATACTCCAACAAACATAAATAAAAACTTGGACGACACTAACCAAGTACTAGGTAAAAATGTAGCACCTAGATTCCCTGATACCAACAGCCAAACACAATATATTGCCTTAGTTGCTAACGAGATGAAAACACACATTCCCTTCTTTGTGCACGATCCAAACAAATTCATCACCAATTCAGAAGTTGTATCAAGCATAATACACTTGGTCAATTCAGGGATGAGTTGCAACTAAAACCTGAGCATGTAAAGTCTATTAGCATATCTGTAACTTTATCTGAGTAAACTTATATTAGGCTAATGTAAAAGCAAAAGAGATCATCAGATCATGTTCGTGAATCGAGAAATCAGCCATGTTTTACACCGCAGTGTTTATCTGTCACCATGTATGATATTGTGATGATGGCACAGCCACTAGCAGCTCTAGCATAAAAACACTGCTGCAGCTAGTCTTACACCACCATGCTACTCTCCAACAATGACTGACCAGCCATAGTCTCACGTTGCTTTGCAACCAATGCCACTAGCAGTGGCGTTGCAGCACTTGGCTCATTTGGCCAGGCACATGGGTGGCGGTCTAGTCTATGGATTGATAGTCATTAGCACCCTGATTCtttgttttctatttctttcttttggctGTGTGTATCCTGGTAATGAAGAGGCCGGGAATATGATTCAAGGAATTTGTATCACCTCGATGTAAAAAACATTGGATTTAGTAAAATTTCCCTTATTGAAACTATTATGGCTGTCAACAATTGTACAATTCATTGACCGTCATCAGTGTAATCACATTGACCCAACTGATATTAACTAAGATATAGTGCCCAAATCCCATTCAAATTGATTTGGAAAGGAACTCTCAACCTAAACAGACTATACACACCCTAATTTCTTTTTCTAGAAGTGTTCATATTCTAATAGTGCACTAGAAGAACACAGATTTTGGGAGCTTCATGATTTCAATAAACAATCAGGAGTAAACCAGAGCATTGAACATTAATATTAGCAGCGCTCAAAGTATGTGAGAAAATATGGCACtgtaattaatttattgcgtGAAATCATCATTATTGCATTCATTTACCTGACATCCCCAGGGTAATCATCAGAACCAGATGGAGGAGCACAGAAAATAACATGTGGAACCTTCTGAGAAATAGTGGAGCCCTTCAGTGAGGGGATGATGCCAAGATCCATTAACTCACTATGATGATTTGTGCTTGCAGTCTGGCCATAAACTTTGCAGCCTGGATGTTCCTGTAGGGTGAAAAGTACACTTACTTAGAAAAGCTTATAACATGGCTTTGACATATTTGCTCTCCCAAAAATAGCCCTAAAAAATCACAGAACCAAACAAAAACAAGGACGTGGAATTATGCAAGAGATGATATGAAGGAACCCCTTTTACAGAAAACATATAATGTTTAGTTAAAAGGGGGACACTTCAACAGGAATCAGGACTTTTCAGAGAAAAAATATTTAGCAGGTCTCAAGGAGTTCTTCGGATGAATCATTTTTCACAGAATGTCTGAAAATATTGATTGATAATTTTCAATAACATTGACATTGAAGTAACTCGGGATTTGAACAGTATAATCATTGGCTTGATAAGCAAGTTCTGGTGCATGATTACCAATGTTAAAGGCGACAGATTATACATCAGAAATATTAACCATAGCAATACCTTTTGCCACTTCTCAGCTACAATTCGTCCAAGCACACCTGGGCCCACAATCAGTAGATCATTCTGGCCAACAACATCAGCACCAGAGACCTCCGACCCTTTATCATGAGATATCCCTGGGAGCAGCAAACACAAAAGAAAGCATCAGTCACTTGGAACATCTCTGTGCACTTTCTGATTTGGAAATAGAAAGATAGCAGTGGAGTGTTAAGTGTTTGCAAGTTACAACTTTGAGCACGCCGCAATGATTATAAATTGGAACACACATGGCATAAGTGAATTTCACAGGCTATAATGTAGCAAGCCTAACCCGCTACAGCGCCATCCCAGCAATATTTTTAATCTATGTGGATTGCATTACTGACTACTTGAGGTACCCACAACGCAATTATGAACTAGCTGCTTTCCAATCGAGAAATCAGTACAGTGCCATTGTAGAACCTCAGCTGGGAACTGCAAGCTTCAAAACTTGGAGCCACTCCACCCACCCAAAGCTGGAGCATAGTAGAAAACAGACATAAAAGGGGAAGTATCTGTTCTTTGGTTTTGTCATTCGAGAACAAAGTTATCAACATCCAGCGCACAGGGATTAGCAGTATGGTCAACGCCATGAAAAACTTATGCTAAACCAGAGTGAGACCGTCCCCCACAACATGCACGGGTTGATCCTACTAGTATAACCTGGCCTCCACTCAAACCAGCACTAGTCCCAAGACCCCAAGCTACTCGAGAGAAGTGGATAACTCCTAAAATTGTTCGACGTGTAATGCCATGTTCCATCAACGGGTGCGCGTAACAGAGTTGAGGAATGATTTTTCATTCCATCCCATTGGTCAATTCAAGGCGACAGGCACTACGCGTGACGTAAATCGTAAACAATAAAGCGGCATAAGAGAAAAGGAACGAGGGCGGCGAGACGGTTACCGAGAGAGGCGCGGGCGACAGGCGCGCGGCGGACGAGCGTGAGGGGGCGAGATGGCCGAGCAGTCGGGGCGGGTTTCAgggagcaggaggtggtggcggaggcgcGGCGATGGGGCCGGTTCGTGGCGGGAGCCAGATGGAAGGAGGCCGCAGCGGCGACTCTCATCTCGTCGGCCGGCggggtcgcggcggcggcagggtaACGATGACTCGGGAGGACTGAGGAATGAATAGACGAGCAAGATGGATAATGGATCGAGGAAAGGAGTCGTCATTCGCTTTGAGGTAGTTGTTGTGTAGATAGCGTTTCAGGTTAACTTGGGCTGGTTGAATGctgtccgtgtcacatcgaaagTTAATCGgaagaactaaatataaattaattataaaactaattacacagaagTTAaatgacgagacgaatctattaagtttaattaatccatcattagtaaatggttattgTAGTAACACATTGccgaatcatggactaattaggtttaatagatttgttttGCCGTTttgcctccatctgtgcaatgggtttcgtaaatagtctatgtttaatatttctaattagtatctaaacattcgatatgataggaactaaagtttagccaggGGTCTCCCCTTCACTTCCTAAAACTTCCTGGAAATAAAAAAAGTCTATTTGACACCACTCGATTACAAATAAAACCTGATTTTTTACCTTTAGCCACAAGACAAGATATTCGTTCCTCCCTCGACTTTTAAACCCCAATTTTCAGTTTTAAAGGTGGGTTTAGCTTACGAGGCGCCACGTCACCTAAGTGGTAAATCGGACTAAATAATATTTGCCTTAAATGGACTTTTCTTCTTCAAATGTTTTTAGTAAATTTAtccaattatttttttgaaaatgtttttaaatattttttcattTACTTTGCAGGGAAAATTAACAAATGAGTAGCAGTTGACCCGCGGCTTTCCCACACTCATCAAGGTGCCGCACTTATCCCTAATGTTCTCTCGGGCGACGAGCTCTCATGGTCATTAATGAGAATCAGAGTAGCCATGGTAGAAGCCTGACGTGGGAGGAGTGGCGTCAACAATGCGCCTGTCAAGATCCACCTCTCCATCAACGGATGGTCATTGGTCGACCTAAATCTTATCGAGGGCAATGACGatgtttttaagaaaaaaatcgAGCGGTAACTCGACAAGCAAGGTAGCCGCGAGCTGAGCTATCATTTATATTTTCTATAAAatcatgaaaatatatttttgaattttttaaaaaaaatactggaaaatattttagaaaataatatttagacaatttttttaaaaaatatttggaaaaagtccatttaATCCTCTCAACTATCATTGAGGTCCGATTTACCCCTCAGCTGACATGGCGCCACGTACGCTAAATCGTTGGAAACCACCTGGGGGGGAATCGGTTGGTTTTAAaagtggagtgggatgaaaatATGGTTTTCTGGTTGAAGGTGAAAATCAGATTTGTAAGTTTATTAGGAAACATTCCCTTGTCCCTTCGTTATAAAACACAAGGCATTATGGCTTATGTATCTACACAATAACAGAGGGAGTACACTAGGAATTTCCTCTAACTCTAATAGATTAGTTATTTTcatccagttttttttttgttgcttctGCACATCCGAAATGACTATTGGAATTTGTTTTACAATTCTAGAGAGATAGACACTGAGACAGGGGTATTGAGCAATGGAAACAATTACAAGTGTTGGAACAGATGAGAAGGTACAATGCTTTCGTGAGttaacaaaagaaaacagaggGCAACTTAAGTACATGTGCCACACCATGATGCAATGCTTTACATGAtctaacagaaaaaaaaaaaacaaaagcagcCTAAAACTGC encodes the following:
- the LOC117858220 gene encoding uncharacterized protein isoform X1, which produces MRVAAAASFHLAPATNRPHRRASATTSCSLKPAPTARPSRPLTLVRRAPVARASLGISHDKGSEVSGADVVGQNDLLIVGPGVLGRIVAEKWQKEHPGCKVYGQTASTNHHSELMDLGIIPSLKGSTISQKVPHVIFCAPPSGSDDYPGDVRVAASNWSGEGSFLFTSSTALYDCSDNMMCNEDCPSVPIGRSPRTDVLLKVENVVLEAGGCVLRLAGLYKIDRGAHVFWLRKGTLDTRPDHIINQIHYEDAASLAIAIMKKQLRSRIFLGCDNKPLSRQEIMDAVNRSGKFDTKFEGFTGTDGPLGKRMENSKTRAEIGWEPTYPSFTEFLGLSS
- the LOC117858220 gene encoding uncharacterized protein isoform X2, which translates into the protein MRVAAAASFHLAPATNRPHRRASATTSCSLKPAPTARPSRPLTLVRRAPVARASLGISHDKGSEVSGADVVGQNDLLIVGPGVLGRIVAEKWQKEHPGCKVYGQTASTNHHSELMDLGIIPSLKGSTISQKVPHVIFCAPPSGSDDYPGDVRVAASNWSGEGSFLFTSSTALYDCSDNMMCNEDCPSVPIGRSPRTDVLLKVENVVLEAGGCVLRLAGLYKIDRGAHVFWLRKGTLDTRPDHIINQIHYEDAASLAIAIMKKQLRSRIFLGCDNKPLSRQEIMDAVNRSGKFDTKFEGFTEDGELKNSG